Proteins from a genomic interval of Chitinophagales bacterium:
- a CDS encoding DUF2177 family protein: MNPFFYFKLYLLTTLTFFLIDMFWLGFVAKNLYQNHIGHLMADKVYWTPAIVFYLLYIVGILVFAVLPQLQGGTWQQAAVWGALFGFFTYMTYDLTNLATLKNWSHLVAVADIIWGTVLCASVATVSFFIGKWLL; this comes from the coding sequence ATGAATCCCTTCTTCTACTTCAAATTGTACTTACTCACAACGCTAACTTTCTTTCTGATTGATATGTTTTGGTTGGGCTTTGTAGCCAAAAATTTGTACCAAAACCACATTGGACATCTAATGGCAGATAAGGTCTATTGGACACCTGCAATTGTTTTTTATTTACTCTACATTGTTGGTATTCTGGTTTTTGCAGTACTTCCACAACTACAAGGAGGAACTTGGCAACAAGCAGCTGTGTGGGGTGCGCTTTTCGGTTTTTTCACCTATATGACCTACGATTTAACCAATCTCGCAACCCTTAAAAATTGGTCGCACTTGGTAGCAGTTGCCGATATTATCTGGGGAACAGTGTTGTGTGCATCTGTAGCAACGGTTTCCTTTTTCATAGGAAAGTGGTTGTTGTAA